The stretch of DNA GGTTATATCAGGCACTTGCATTGGCAGATATAACGCGTCGCGCATATACGGCACAGCTGCCAAGAGGGGTTGGTCTCactcagagccatataaagagagagttgcgacaactccattgacgctaatgttccatattttctcaacaatagttcccggaagttaggatcgaacactcgttaacagacagtaaaagacggttattttatgattctaacgaacagtcaaaatcgcttccgggaactatttgaactacttgaagttacacgaaccacgtcacaaaccgaattttctgtacccgggttgtcgcaactctctctttatatggctctggtctcACTGGGGTATAATGCCCTTACAGCAGCTACAGCCACCTCTGGCACACAGatggcccagatctggcccagAGCGGCACCTTGTCCCTACGGCTGGGCAGAGCAACGTGAAATGCTTATGGACacttgaagtgtgtttgtgagtgtgtagtaTATCTTATTGAAATTGACAGGATAAAAAGCAATGTGTGCGACTGCGTATTGTGTTTTGCGctatatgtgtgttatgtgcacAGCGATGTGATGTGAGTGCATGTcagtttgttgttgttaataGAGCAGCCCAATACACTGACAGCACTGAGTAGTACCATGAGACTTTCTCTTAAAGATCTGTGCTCTTCCTTTAACACGCACAAGGTCACTTGAAATGATCGGTCATTCACCCTCCACTTTTTCTGTGAAGGTCCTCTGGACTGGTCAACCCCCTGACCCACATGGCAGTGGACACGGACACATATTTCCCTGTGGTTTGGCACAGATCAGGGCCAAACTGGTCATAGCATCAGCTGACACACAAGGGGCTGTAGTCTGTCCCTACAGGTACCGTCACCTCAGCGAGACTCTGAacagacaacatacagtagtttaACGCCTTAACATGACACCTAATACAAACTTCCAACAAGTTAAGTGacagattttgtttttctttgaaaAGTCTTCTGGCTATTTAGGCACTGGTTTAATCTTTGGCTTCAGCAGGTAGTCTTTGGCTGTGGCTTTCAGAAGTCTCCTGACGAGAGTCTCGCTCCCTGTGCTTTTGTCCACCCCATGTTGTTGGTCGCAGTGGTCCTGGGGTACCACAGTCATAGGAGTGCCCTTATCTAAGGCTCCTCTTGAATGTCCTCCTTTAGGTCCTCTTCTGTGCTCAAGGAGGTGGGGCTAAAGTCTGTGGTCCCGTATGACTGGCGGACAGTGCAGCTGTCTGACCAGTCTTGctcaaggtcagaggtcaacagtCTGGGGGCGTATACCTGTCACGATgccaacacaaaaacacaggccCATGTGAGTGAGCGTCCGAAGGGAGTGGACTGAGTTTGCAGGTGgaaggtgtgtgttgtttaaaCATGAGAGCACAGTATGGTGGAGGAGTATTTGTTGGCTAATGGTTGTCgtggtgtgagtgtttgtgtgtgtgtgtgtgtgtgtgtgtgtgtgtgtgtgtgtgtgtgtgtgactgtgtgtgtgtgtgtgtgactgtgtgtgtgtgtgtgttgcactcacCAAGCCCTCAGAGGTGGCTGGTGTTCTgtcacactcttcctcctcatcatcatccttcATCTGAGAACACACCAAAGGAGAACAACTTGCTTTAATATCACCATGCAAACATATCACATAGATACACTTATATATGAATTCCGAAATAGAGACAAATGACAGAAGttatcattttctgtgtgtgtgtgtgtgtgtgtgtgtgtgtgtgtgtgtgtgtgtgtgtgtgtgtgtgtgtgtgtgtgtgtgtgtgtgtgtgtgtgtgtgtgtgtgtgtgtgtgtgtgtgtgtgtgtgtgtgtgtgtgtgtagggtcgagaagaatcttggatggccactggtgcgAATGATCACACTATATTCAATATTAGGCTACTGATGATGTCTCAAATCAactaaaatggtaaaaaaaaaagcaataattttggtatcgtgacaacactacaCCCAACACATCACCTGCCCAAATGCCTCATGATTTacatgatgttttctaaacaaagttcgggaggagcacTTAGGGATGATTGACACCAATTAACTCACCGCGCCTCCCGCTCCAAGAGTATTTAAGCCGCCCTTCTTTTTTATTATGCCACACGCCCCGGCGTTCGCTAAagtcatccctcctcctccccctactctccatttcactgatagcccagttACTCATCCTCCTTCGTTACACAGGGGGGTGCAAGCGGCCATCGCTCTAACGCGATCTCCGCTccaggcattccaggaccacggtcagctacctagccaaacatgctgttAACGTTACACCCACGCACAACAAATCATACCGATGGGCGAACTAGTGAAGTATTTTCGGTGACTAaagagctccctctagagtcGCGGAGTATTTATATGTTACTCTGCAATTGTAAATAGTAAACTTCTCATGGCTTACAGTATCCCCCCCTACACAATGCAAATgattttgttgtggaggtgtaACATTAACGTCAGGCAAAAACTACTCTAAAGAACTATATCTACTGACAAAGTAATGTTTAATGATTCTCGCGAGATTTGGCGGGACGCCGCTCTTGAAAGTTGCATGGATGGGTTTCTCGGTAGGGACTTGCTACATCTATGCTGTATAGGTATGCAAGCCATTCACCTATTACAGAttagtttaccatcaaattggttTCGTAAAAGGTGAACATTTTGCACAGTGTACCTTTAACATCACCGAGCGTCCCAGGTTTGTCTGAGGCCATATCACTCAAACGCCATCTGTCTACACATCTATGCACTCACCCTGCAGTTGTGGGGGCTGAGTTCTACAAACACACCTGTAGTTGTGGGGGCTGAGTTCTACAAACACACCTGTAGTTGTGGGGGCTGAGTTCTACAAACACACCTGTAGTTGTGGGGGCTGAGTTCTACAAACACACCTGTAGTTGTGGGGGCTGAGTTCTACAAAATCaccttggccgggtttcccagattcgttaagaagctctgaagtgctaagaacttcttaggagcgctctaagaacgttctaagaacgctcctaagaagttcttagtaCTTAGCACTTACTCACCTTGTAGTTGTGGGGGCTGAGGTATGTGAACTCACCTTGTAGTTGTGGGGGCTGAGGTACTTGAAGTGGCCAAAGCAGGAGTAGCTGATgcagatgatgatggtgatgcaCAGGACCACCAGGGTGAAGAGCGACGTCTCGGCCCCGACGCCTGTAGACCAGGGAGAcaagaggtgcgttcaagttaaccgaacttaggcgaacataggcgaacgtttgcgaacgttcgcaaacagtattccgttagccttgagtttttggtgaacgtttgctaacaatcgcaaacagtctgaggaggtggtgcgccgcgaacatacagtggaactggacgtgagtttgacgaaggcaaccatgcaattactgttaagcccggcgcccaccagaagcggcgttcagcggtctgggcttgacgcgcaggattttagaatagttttctatctctgtgcggctgctgcgcggcagacgtttccagtgggctttgctccattgaaaacaatggagttctacatttttttattgtcgcggcgcgccgcgtacgtgtccggtgggcgatggcctttagaatggaatgttaacaccaaatcgttcaaatgtaactgttcaaagaaaacgttctccactgtttgccaaatttgaacgcacctacTGTAAGGAGTGTCGAACATGGACCGGTAGacacaggtgtgtatgtgctgacCAGCACAGGTGAGTGAACAGTGCATACCTGTCCGGACCACGGAGAAGAAGTAGAGCCAGAGCAGGCAGATGATTGGTGCAGCGAGGGCCTGATTGACGGCTCCCAGGTGCACCTGCCTCTCCAGGCGGGCCGGCAGATAGGCGAAGAACAGGTTATGTTTGTCTACCAGGTGCCTCAGAAAAAGATACagaagacctacacacacacacacacacacacacacacacagagaaagttcACTGTTAACATGGTACACCCATATCAGTGAGGCTGAGCTTATTCTGATAGATGATGGTTTGTTACCCCACTGTGAACCACTTAGGGGCCATTTAGAATGAAAAGTGTGTATTAGATGTGATTATACTCATGTGATTTCATATTGGCCCTGATCATCTACAACTCTTTACTAATTCACTATCACAGTGTTTGGTTCCGTGACAAGCCACTATATGGCTATATGGTACAGAAGtggataagagtgtgtgtgtgtgtgtgtgtgtgtgtgtgtgttgtagttatTACCAAAAGGTACAATGACAGGGCAGGTTATACTGTAGGCCATGATAACAGTGAACACACAAAGATTCCAGCCATACATGGCCCCATACTCGAACTCATAAGCCTGgttctgtaaacaaacacatagccattaatacacacacacacacacacacacacacacacacacacacacatatatacagtatatatacagtatattcacacacacacacacacacacacacactgacctgcttGACGTACTTCCTCTCAGCAGCTGAACGTGCCAGTGCCATTCGGATGGTGTACAATAGTAGCCCTGGCAACCGCAGCAGCTCCATCCCTGAACCAATCAGGGCGGCCGCAATTACGTAGTTCACAAAGAATGCCCCCTGATCCGGCAGGAAAACACACCTGTGCACATGCAcccgcgtacacacacacacacacacacacataccaaataTTGTAAATATTGTGGCTAACCAAGGCAATCTGGAAATCCAGCAGGAAAAAAGAACCTCATAAACTTGAACACACATAGCCTATGCAATTTCAATGAAAGACTTCAGAGAACTGCCCTGACCCATCAGGAAAACAAGTCAGTACAATTCAATAAACTCTACACAGATTTAcagtgaggtaaaccattaccagtcatcaaccatctttgtgcctggccctcatcacacctgaaggttttttttaattattattgttgAGTTGTGATCCGCACAAGCATTCAAATGCAACTGTACACTGTACTTGAGCAAATGACAAATCAATACTTGAActtgaaatgtcaaatgaagCTCGGAGTCATAGCCCAATAACTAAAAACAGCCCAAACAAGATGGTTGTGTTTGCCCGAAACTCATCTTATGGTACATGTACATGAATATGGCCCCGAACTTATTCATGTACTTCATTATTCAAAAGTATTCATTTGTCATTTGCTCAAGTACAGTCACATGTCACATACATGTACCGTAAGATGAGTTTCGGGCAAACACAACCATGTTGTTTGGGCTGGgccgcccggttcgcccgtacctaaaaccggcACTGTGTATGTCAGTGATGAGAAAGTTTGCCTGTGCAAGTGCACAGAGCAGAAGGCACATTTCTGCGcgggacatttttatatcacgcatagttaattagatcatttgcatatttgaatatGAAATTGAACATATTGTGCTTGatttgggcccttgagtcgtggatctgtcctaGATTTCTTCCTATacgtatctccaattctagggagtttttttctcgcccctgttactcatggactctctctgaatgtcttacatgagacatgtgtaatgttttggcgctctataagtgaaattgaaatagaaaaaaaattaaaacacacatacaagctcaaacaaacacacacacacagtgttacttACTCAAATCTCAAACGGCCTTCAGATGTCTTATCAAACAGCCAGCGGAAGAGCAGATCCAGACTACAGGAgcgcgtacaaacacacacacacacacacacacacatacaggagccATTTAGTCGTGGGTTCCAACAAGCAAATAAAAGAAAGATATCTGCTTTATGTGTGTCAGCTGTGTTTGTCTTCatgttatgtgagtgtgtgtgtgtgtgtgtgtgtgtgtatgtctgtctgtgtgtgtgagcgtgtgtgtctgtctgtgtgttaccTTAAGAGGCCAAGAGAGGGCAGTATCAACACCATGAAGAGAAGGAAGATGTAGAGTTTATACATCATACTCATATTCTCACTGGACCTACAACACAGAAACAGAATGTGTAATCTGTTCCAGTGGGCttgcacaaaaaaacatttttgcactgtgtgtgtgtgtgtgttacctggtccaATGGGCCTCTCCTACAGTAGAGTAATATACTATCGTTGGCAGCACAGCAGAAAAGGTCCACAGCAGCAAAGTTGGCAAGAACTGACTGATGATGGGACTCTGTGAGGACACAATAacatcaactgtgtgtgtgtgtgtgtgtgtgtgtgtgtgtgtgtgatagagagagagagacccacattgagttagtgttgtgtgtgtgtgtgtgtgtgagactcacccTGGTGATATAGCGAGCAGGTGAGTGTATCTGACTGTTTATGTAACTCACGTTGAGATGGTAAATGGGTCTTGGTGGTGTagtcagtgcgtgtgtgtgtgtatacgcgcgcgcgcgcgcgtgtgtgtgtgtgtgtgtgtgtgtgtgtgtgtgtgtgtgtgtgtgtgtgtgtgtgtgtgtgtgtgcgcacgagtgagtgagagagagacccacactTACATTGAGATACTTGATGGGCATGGTGACATTATACTTGTCAAAGGTGTTGATGACGATGGAGGGTGTGGTGAGGAAGAACAGCATGATGAAGAGGATGGTGTTGATGAAGAGGACACGCAGCCACCAGCGGAAGCCCTGAACCGACAGATTCtccctgagacagagaggggagggagagaagggaagaagggAATTAGAGTCAGACACTGATTGGGATTTGCAAAGGAAAGCTGCGAGCTAGCAGCTATCggatctatttgtgtgtgtgtaccacacacacacacacacacacacacacacacacacacacagctttccagGTTTGTGCACATGATTTAGTGCTAGCAGTCTTTGTACATGACTCATGACCCCCCTGGTCTGTACCACTAAgcattgttggtgtgtgtgtgtgtgtgtgtgtgtaccagtaagcattgttggtgtgtgtgtgtgtgtgtgtgtgtgtgtgtgtgtgtgtgtgtgtgtgtgtgtgtgtgtgtgtgtgtgtgtaccagtaagcattgttggtgtgtgtgtgtgtgtgtgtgtgtgtgtgtgtgtgtgtgtgtgtgtaccagtaagcattgttggtgtgtgtgtgtgtgtgtgtgtgtgtgtgtgtgtgtgtgtgtgtgtgtgtgtgtaccagtagaCGTTGTTGGGGTGTGCTGCCCGTGTAATTCGCCATTTTCTCACGTCCAGGCTCGCGCTATTGGCTGATGGCTGTGGTTCCCGGCCACACCCACCACTGCAGTCCACAGCGTTGAAGTCTTTCAGAATACTGAAGAGAATAgtggtcagtctctctctctctcacacacacacacacacacacacttagatacaTCAACTCCTGTGACGGTAACAAGACAGTTCTTCCCACTCACTAGTTTGCCATGGATTCAGTATGCATGGTTACAAAGGCCATGCCAAGTGGATGCTGTGGCACTTCCTGCTTCTGtttcttcacttcctccagCAGACTCTCCCCCTGTCCACTGTAGTACTCTAGAGCATCCacctgtacacatgcacacataaggcaacgcacacacacacgcgcgcgcacacacacacacacacacacacacacgcacacataaggGCTCAGCTTTGTAAGGCAACATCAGAAGTACCCTGAGAGGTAATATGCAACAAAATGAGAGAATGTAACAGTGTGCGCCCACTACtgacgcgcacacgcgcacgcacgcacgcacgcacgcacgcacgcacgcacgcacgcacgcacgcacgcacgcacgcacgcacgcacgcacgcacgcacgcacgcacgcacgcacgcacgcacgcacgcacgcacgcacgcacgcacgcacgcacgcacacacacacacacacacacacacacacacacacacacacacacacacacacacacactatgtgcaGCCTTTGACTCTCAATTTGTTTAATTTCTTTGTTTTCTCACCTCCTGGCAGGCCTGGCATTGGCACCCTTTGCAGCACAGATAGCCACACAGGTGCGGGTTGATGACCTCACGCTTGCCATTACGCTCCAGTGCTCTCTGGTAGTACTGCAGGTTCTTCTCCACCCGTTTCCTAGGAGATTCAccatatgaatgaatgaatgaaacctttattgccccGAGGGGAATTTGTCTTGCACCAGCAACATTAACCCAAGCTCTAGGTAGGGCACTAGGGGTGTGTTTGGAAATTCCATTCTGAAAATGGAATGACACTAATGACACTCCgtgctttaaaaacaaacaatccTTCCATCTCTATAATTGAACAAAAGGCTTCTCACGGAAAGCATTCAAGCTTGACAACAGTGATGAATAGTGAGTAAACTATTTAATTTCGCTAAGGATTATGGTCTATTATTAGTATGAGTCAATATTTGTACTACATCCTCAAAATCACGAGCGTGTGATTGTCTGAATAAAGGGCCAGTTCCCACACTATGAGCAGTTCCAAAGAGTGAGCTCAGAGCACTCCCTAATGGCAGTTTACAAACGCACCGTAGAAAGAATTCAGGGGCACACTGGGTAATGTAGTACCTTTCTTTGGCCAGTTGGATGAATTTAGCCACATCGTAGCAGAGGCGGACATCAGTCACCTGACACGTGGGATAAGCCTCCCTACAGaccatagcacacacactataaacattccatacatacatacaagcaaAAGCTCAAGCATATGGACACCACATGATCttaaacacacaagcaagtgCTAATGGGTATCTCAGTCCactctctttacacacacacagacacacacacacacacttgtatgtgacactgtgtgtgtgtgcattgcataCTGAcattattataaaaaaaaacatgtgtgggtgtgggcatgtactgtatgggcgCACTGACGTGAAATGTGTTTGGATGGCTTCTTCACTGGCGCTTTTGGGGACTGAGCAGACGAAGAGTGTACTTCTGGCCTGAAAGGTAAAGTAAAGTAATTTTtacttatatagcacatttaacgtgcactgagtgcaacccaaagtgaCCCCAAATGTTGATCATCACACTCATGAATACAAACATATGAACAGAAAATCATCACGTAATACcataaatacatactgtaacaccaacatacagtacattatacacggtagtgtgagtgtgtttatttttatgtaATTACATTTGTAGGacagtgtattttgtgtgtgtgtgtgtgtgtgtgtgtgtgtgtgtgtgtgtgtgtgtgtgtgtgtgtgtgtgtgcgtgtgtgtacatacctCATCTCTTGGTGTTCCCTTCATCTGAGAGGTATGATGTCTCAGTAGTGCCACTGTCAGGCCAAGATAAAATACTGCAAACACCGTATGTAGCCACAGCAGTCGGTCtctacacgcacacgcacacgcacacgcacacgcacacgcacacgcacacgcacacgcacacgcacacgcacacgcacacgcacacgcacacgcacacacacacacacacacacacacacacacacacacacacacacacacacacacacacacacacagaccaatttGAGTAAATAACTCCAATGTTAGCAAATGTTTCATTGACCCATTTCACAGATTTTGTCTGAACTCCTAACTGCTTAATAAACATAATAAGACATTTGGAAACACCCAGTATCTACTACACACAGTTCAAACACACTGTGTGGGTTACAGCCACACCATCACCTACCCTTCCTTCAGATTTCCTATGGTGGTTCTCCCAAAGCTGTATGGATCAGTACCTGCAAAAGATCAGTTAAAAGTcagtacgcacgcacgcacacacgcaacagGCCAGCAGAccgtcgacacacacacacacagtcacacacacacacacagtcacacacacacacacagtcactcacacacacacacacacacacacacacacacacacacacacacacactgtatatttcataatgcatttacaaaatatCCTGCAACAGGCCGgcagaccgacacacacacacacacagtcagtcacacacacacacacacctatttgaGTAAGTAACTCTAGAGCAAATTATCCATTTTAAAGCACATGACCCATATCACATATTTTACACAAGCCAAGAAGTGAGAGGCACTAGCTtcttatgttaaaaatgttagtTGTTCTTGCAGTGaggcgggtggggtgggggagtgttGCTGTGGAGACGCACCCAATAAGTTCCCGGAGAGGTTGACGGGCAGGATGACACACacggacatcacacacacgagTACCATCAACACAATCAGGTGGCGCTGAAACGACAGGTAGTGAACCGCATCCACTCCACAACGCTCTTTCACCATTgccatactacacacacacacacacacacacacacacacacacacacacacacacacacacacacacacacacacacacacacacacagcacttgaaTGGTGTCCATTACGTACATGATAAATGCAAGTTTATGTACGTATGTAAAGGCCAGAGGTATAGAATTACATCAACTTACTCCATTCTAATGATATAAGAGACCCAGGAACACAGACCCTACAGGaagaatgcgcacacacacacacacacacacacacacacacacacacacacacacacacacacacacacacacacacacacgcacacacacaaaacataagtGTGGGTAGTGCTGCTGATGTGAGAATGATGGGGTAATGGTGATGACTGTGCTGGTTGTGAGTGTCTGTGGCTTTACTAATGACAGTGGTGTTGATGGTATTCCTAATGGTTAAGATAAAACAGTGGTAATGATGATTAAGACACTGATGTTGTGGTGAATGTgatgctggtgatggtgatggtaacTATGAGGGTGGTGATGAggttgttggtgttggtgatggtAACTATGAgggtggtgaggaggaggacggtGGTGGTAGTGATGAAGGCGTACCCTCTCGTGCTCAGGCTCCTCTCCTTTGGAGATAACCGAGGACATGCGGCCGTAACGACGGTGAGACTCAAAGCTGTGGACACACACTTCAGTTAAGAAACAAcattgaatacacacacacacacacacacacacacacacacacacacacacacacacacacgcacacacatacacacaccttcaatGTGGTATAGCCACAGGCGTGCTATCTAAGAAGTGCAGGTCCattgaccacacacactgagacatgaTGAAACATATGTCTCACGAGAGATGGAGTGTTTCTCACTTTAGGGGCCTCTCTagcagcatgtacagtatgtgtgtgtattcaggcaCATTATGCACGTATTACTTAATCGGCTGTGCTTATCAGCATCGTGCTAACAATGTAACTGTTTTTAATGTCAAgtgggtgggggagtgtgtggttGTACTTTAACTAATTTGGTAACTgagtgtcaagtgtgtgtgtgtgtgtgtgtgtgagagagagtgagtgtacaTATGTGGTAATGCTTCCTATGTTTCTTAACTTCCCTTTTCTACACCCCGACACAAGAAGACATGCCAAACACTACTGTCTCAACACAATCCACGGCTACAACATCCACTGATAGCAGGCAAGCCAGCTTTCCTAAACAACATGTCCAAATAAGAATATTTTATGTTGTTACAGTGGTGTTCATCAGAGCGATGGGAAAACCATCATATACTGTTGAGTTATCATTTCATATCAAGTTGTGTCAGTTtgaatgatacacacacacacacacacacacacacacacacacacacacacacacacacacacacacccttcactgtCAGCCACCAGTGCCAGGCGTCCATAATCCCACATATTCCTCCTGATGATCgtgaagagcagcagcagcacctgcaAACCAATCAGATTTCACATACAAAAGGCACCAGTCAGctcttactgtacatacagcaggcacaaccaatcagctctcacacatacagcaggcacaaccaatcagctctcacacatacagcagaGCAGGCACAACCAATcagctctcacacatacagcaggCACAACCACTcagctctcacacatacagcaggcacaaccaatcagctctcacacatacagcaggcacaaccaatcagctctcacacatacagcaggcacagccaatcagctctcatacatacagtacaaccaatcagctctcacacatacagcaggCACAACCAATCAGCTCTCACACATGCAGTGCAACCAATcagctctcacacatacagcaggCACAACCACTcagctctcacacatacagtgcaacCAATcagctctcacacatacagcaggcacaaccaatcagctctcacacatacagcagaCACAACCACTcagctctcacacatacagcaggCACATTGGCACAACCAATcag from Sardina pilchardus chromosome 12, fSarPil1.1, whole genome shotgun sequence encodes:
- the tmem63a gene encoding CSC1-like protein 1, which codes for MESFWTSAWTATSGNSSSHVDNSTCFSATQSTVLMGNQFGGVPVVLLLDFIVFLVLLLLFTIIRRNMWDYGRLALVADSEGFESHRRYGRMSSVISKGEEPEHERGLCSWVSYIIRMDMAMVKERCGVDAVHYLSFQRHLIVLMVLVCVMSVCVILPVNLSGNLLGTDPYSFGRTTIGNLKEGDRLLWLHTVFAVFYLGLTVALLRHHTSQMKGTPRDEARSTLFVCSVPKSASEEAIQTHFTEAYPTCQVTDVRLCYDVAKFIQLAKERKRVEKNLQYYQRALERNGKREVINPHLCGYLCCKGCQCQACQEVDALEYYSGQGESLLEEVKKQKQEVPQHPLGMAFVTMHTESMANYILKDFNAVDCSGGCGREPQPSANSASLDVRKWRITRAAHPNNVYWENLSVQGFRWWLRVLFINTILFIMLFFLTTPSIVINTFDKYNVTMPIKYLNSPIISQFLPTLLLWTFSAVLPTIVYYSTVGEAHWTRSSENMSMMYKLYIFLLFMVLILPSLGLLSLDLLFRWLFDKTSEGRLRFECVFLPDQGAFFVNYVIAAALIGSGMELLRLPGLLLYTIRMALARSAAERKYVKQNQAYEFEYGAMYGWNLCVFTVIMAYSITCPVIVPFGLLYLFLRHLVDKHNLFFAYLPARLERQVHLGAVNQALAAPIICLLWLYFFSVVRTGVGAETSLFTLVVLCITIIICISYSCFGHFKYLSPHNYKMKDDDEEEECDRTPATSEGLVYAPRLLTSDLEQDWSDSCTVRQSYGTTDFSPTSLSTEEDLKEDIQEEP